TCTGTTTCGTTGGTGGGTTTTGAGAAAAAGGTGGGTAGAACCAATGGTTGATTCAGATGAAACTCTGAGACGACCTTCGGAAGGAAGGACACATCTGTGTGAAGAATAACCTTGTCATTGAAGAATTGTAGGAAAGGTTGATCAGCTCGCAATGCAGCCAGTTCACTAGCACGACAGGCAGAAGTAATTGTTACAAGAAATAAAACTTTCAGAGACAGTAATTTTAGAGAACATGTAGCTAGAGGTTCAAAGGGAGGACACATGAGTGCCTTGAGAACCAAATTCAAAGACCACTGGGGTATCAATGGTTTGAGAGGTGGTCTAAGATGAGTGAGTCCTTTGAGGAAAGCCTTGACTGTGGGATGAGAGAAAAGGCGTGAAGAAGGTGAGTCCCTGGGTTGAAAGGATACAATTGCGGTGAGGTAAACCCTTAAGGTGGCAACAGACAGCTTGAGGTCAAACAAGTAACGAAGGAACTGAAGCGCTGTAGAAAGCGAAGCTGGAACAGCTGATAAACCCTTGGATTCAGTGAATTTGATAAAGCTCTTCCATTTATAGGCATATAAAGTGGAAGTAGATGCCTTTTTGGATTTATCTAGGATTTCCTTGATCTGCGGGAtatcctccatgctgtgaggTGGAGAGTGTGGAGATCGGGATGAAACACTGTTCCCGCATCCTGTGTGATGAGCGCCGGAAAGTTGGGGAGGCGCACTGAGTCCACTGCCATTTCCACCAACGTTGGAAACCAAGGCTGCCGAGGCCAGAAGGGAGTTACCAGTATGGCTTCTGCTGACTGATGGCGGAGTTGTACTAAAGTTTTCTGTATTAACGGGAACGGAGGGAAGGCGTAAAGCAGGCCCTGCCTCCAAGATAgcatgaaggcatctcccagtGAGTCGCGGCCTAAGCCCGCTCTGGATGCGTAGTGTAGACATTTCGCATTGTGGTGCGTGGCAAAGAGATCTACAAGAGGTTTGCCCCAGCGTCGACAGAGTTGAAGGAACACCGACATGTCCAactcccattcgtgcatctggtcCAGACGGCGGCTGAGTTGGTCTGCCAGGAAATTCTCCTCCGTGGATAGATGAACTGCTACTGGGAATATGTGgttctggtagcaccattcccagagagttactgtgagaaacagcagagacGGAGAATGTGTtcccccttgtttgtttatgtagtacatggccgtggtgttgtcggtgactaTTTCAACACCACGGCCACGTActaggggaaaaaaggcttttAGTGCCTTCATGACTGCTAGAATCTCGAGGTGATTGATGTGAAAGGACCTCTCGTGACGAGACCATAGAGCGTGGACACGATGACGCCCGCAATGCgctccccagcctgtggggcTCGCATCCGTAGTAATTTGGGCCGTGAGCCGTAGAGGGCGAAATGGGCGACCCACTTTCAGATGTGGAGCGAAGGCCCACCATTGGAGTTGTTGTACTAACTCCTGTGACACTAGAAGTCTCTTCCCTTGGTGATCCTGGAGAGGACTGAAAAGGGATAACAGCCAGATTTGTAAGGACCTGAGTTTTAGTCGAGCGTGGGCGACTGTGGGAGTCGTGGAGGACATGAGCCCTAGAAGATGTTGAGCATGTCTTGCCGAGACAGAGCGACCGGGGTGGAACTTCCGGATGGCGTTGCGAATCTTCCTTATTCGTTGATGTGGAAGAAATATGCGCCCCTTTTGCGCATCTATCCTGGCACCAATGTAGTGTACTATCTTGGATGGGTAAAGTTGtgattttttgtaatttattgtgaGTCCTAGGCCCTTGAGGAGGTGAAGGATGAATTTGGTATCTTTGAAGGCCCTGTGTCTGGATGGAGAGACGActaaccagtcgtcgatgtatgggAATACGTGAATGCCGTTGAGTCTGAGGTAAGCCGCCACaggagccatgcattttgtgaacgTGCGAGGCGCTGTGGCGAGGCCGAATGGGAGAGCGAGATACTGGTAAATTGTGTTCTGGAAGACGAATCTGAGGAACTTTCGGTGATCTGGATGGATGATGAtgtgaaagtaggcatccttcagatctATGAAGACAAaccaatgtttctttttcaggagGTGTGTGATGGACTCCAATGTCACCATGCGAAATCGACGAGGATGCAGGTAAGTATTTAAGTGTCTTAAGTCCAAGATAGGCCTCATGCCACCGTCTTTTTTGGTGACGGCAAAGTATCTTGAATAGAAGCCGTTGGGCATATCTGCTGGTGGCACTGCCTGAATGGCTCCCTTTTGAAGTAGAGActgaacctcctcctctagaaTAGGGTTTGATGTAGTATACTCTACCCttcctagaggaggatattctgtAAACTCTAGGGTATAACCAGATGAAACAATCCTTAGAACCCAGGAATCGCTTGTGATAGTCGACCAGTTTTGAAAATATGGCTGGAGTCTTATGTCTGTGACGATAGATGAGGGGTGTGCTAaccagtcaaagatattgtttgtgtttctttgcaGGTGGCTTGTAGGTCTGACGACGCTGTGACGCCTGGTGGGCACGGTAAGTAGATTGAGTAGAGGAATTTTGAGGTAAAGCAGAGCGGGAAGCTTCTTTGAACTGTCTGAACTGTTGGGAAGGTGGATTGTATTGATTAGAAGACCGTTTCCATTGGAATCTGTTGAACTTTGGTTGTGGCTGAATataataggacttagcagttttctttgctttgtgtaAGTCCTCAAGATGGTTATCCGTTTTCTCACTAAAAAGACCAGAAGAATCGAAGGGTAAATCCTCAACTTTAGCCTTCACATCCTCAAGGATGTTTGCAGCACGTAACCAGGCATGTCGACGCAGGTTGACAGCAGTAACGAGGATTCTAGCTGCTGCTTCCACTGAATGTCTGGTTGCAATTCTTTGGTGTTTGGAAACCGTTTGTGCTTGCTCATAGGTGTTTAGGAAAGCCTGGCGTGCATCAGCTGGCAACATGTGCAAAGCTGGCAACATTTTAATCCACAGCTGCTTTTGATATGCTCCTAGAGCAGTTTGATAATTAGCAACTCTGAGTATAAAGGCAATTAAAGAATAAAGTCGTCTACCGATTAACTCAAGCTTTTTCCCTTCTTTGTTCGTGGGGATCACATGCGCCTTTCCTGATGGTTTAGTGCAGCTGGTCTCCACTATAAGGGAATTGGGGATaggatgttttaaaagaaatttagcaTCATCCCCAACAATCTTGTACATATTCTCCGTTCTCTTGGGTAAGGGCACCGATGCCGAAGGGTGTTCCCAAAACTCCTGAATGATCTTTAATAAGGCAGGTAGAAAGCAAAGGCTAGGAGGTGGTGATCGTTCTTTATTAATATCACCAAAGATGAGGTCCTCTTCTGGTGGTGCGGGCTCGTCAACGCGTAGCTTGAGTGTCTTTGCGAGCCTTGATAACATTTGTGAGTAAGAGGAAAAATCCTCCGAGGGTGAGGAATCGTGAGGGTTGCCTGTATCCGAGTCTACCGTCTCTCCTACTGGTAACTCGTGAGGTGTAGGTTGAGGAGGCGGCTCTTCCTCCGATTCAGATTCTTGTGATGAGaaagaaacatcatcatcatcagatgacAGCTCATGCCCTCTCGTTCGACGTGGAGGTGGGGCTTCAGGTATGACTGTAGGAACAGgctgaggagggggaggaggaggaggaggcgcggtCGATGTCGACGGGACCGTAGAAGGCGGAGCAATGGGTGGAACTGGTAGTGGAGGAGGTTGAACGGCGTCCCCTACCCTTTTCTTATGTCGACGTCGATTTTTTCTAGGAGGGGTCGACGgcgaagaggaagaagaagagggggagagataaATATATTTGACTCTCCGACGACAATGATGGCGGTCGGGCGACGTCGACGGCGAAGAAGAATAGGAGCGGCGTCTGGATCGACGCTTGTGTCGGCGGCGATGagagccggaggaggaggagtcaaTCGACGTCGATCTATGGCGACGTCGAGAGCGTTTGCGCCTGTCTCTGTTGTTTCTATGAGGTGAGACAGAGCGTTCCCTGGAACAATGCCTCCTCTTTGCCGGTTTCTTCCTCGGCGGCgagggagggtggggaggtgGAGGAGATATAGATGGAGCCGGTGAAGCCCGCCCAGAAGACAGTGTTGGTCTGATTcagaatgacttttaaaaatgttctctaATACAATCTGTATTAATGACTgcaatcctgttgtgtaattccATAGTCTTAAAGCTTAACGAAGACACAGGGCTAACCGGGGCAGAACCCAAGCTTGTTGTTGCTCGAAGAAGCTGACTTGGCGTCGGAGAGGGAGCGCCAAGGGGTATAGCCGGCTCAGGCtgatgaggaggaaggggggtagCCGCCCCCGATGTCGAATCTTTGTCTCTCGACAAATCCTCCAATAAAGGCGAGAGAAGGTCGACAGATCCCGGCAAAGCTTGGGATACAGCGTCCTTAGCCTTTGTAGAAGCCTTAGTTTTCGCCTGTTTTGCAGGTTTTGTGGGAACCGCAGCCTTGGACGTCGAAGATTTTTTGGAAGGCTTCTTAGGTTTCGCAGGTACGTCCATAGGCTTACTGGCTACTGCAAGGCTCGGGGCGCCCTCAGAATGGGAGGCTGAAGAGGTGGAGGGAAGCTCCATGGGCGAAGGTTGGGAGGCAGCCAGGGCTGAGTTCCAAAGGTGTAATTTCAGCCTCTGTTGTTGAGCCTTCAGAGTTGCCTTGGTAAACGCCTGGCAATGTTCGCAGTTCTGGGCCGAATGGGATTCacccaggcaaaaaagacaagTGTCGTGCCTGTCCTGAAAGGGGATTTTACCCGAGCAAACGACACAGCGGCTGAAAGGGCCTGAGGGTGGAGGGGGCATAGGAGAGTAGAGTGCTCGCAACGGGCGTTGGAAAAGGCGGGAAGACGCGAGACTCACAAGCGGTAAGCAGAGCGGCCGCTGAAGATAACAAAGTCCGATAGGCAGCAGGAGAAGTCGTAAGACGTGCAATAGTCGAAAACCGGGTAATCCTGACCGAACTAGCAATAGAAAAAGGGCGAAAGTAGAGGAGCTCTACTGAGAAGAACCATTccacacggcggagaaatggaactgaggattgggcgggcggagcatgcgcagtatagataatgttgacaatgtttctcttgcagagctctagaacattccgaggagaccagcgcaggcgctgacttaaccctttattgtgtgcattcacagaagaccacgcagaagaacaTAACTATATATGTTGGAGAATTAGATTAAAATGTAGCACAACTTATAAAATTGATTTAGCATTTTGGGGCAGTattctgttcaatatttatggGTATTCCACTTCAACTGCAGACACCAGGgcactttggaatttttttctaTGAACCCTTCTCCTACCTTGATATTCTGCTAGGTCAAATATGCTACTAGTCATGATGGTTACATATTACCTCCAGTGTCCTCTAAATACCAGCAATACAGAACACTTCCTAGGGAACATAAGCAGGAGGAGCTGTTGCATGCACATCCTCTATAGGCATCTGACTGGTCACTGTGAAATACATTGATGTCATAGATACACAGTGTTGGTCTGATTcagaatgacttttaaaaatgttctctaATACAATCTGTATTAATGACTgcaatcctgttgtgtaattccATAGTCTTAAAGCTTAACGACATCATTATATATGgacattaatatttaatttaaagtttcctataCATCCAAGGTACCAATGGTGTGCCTGGCTGTGTACAATCAACACCTCATCAGATTGCTGCAGTATCTTCCATAGCAGGGGTTTAACACACATAAATATTGATACAGGATACTGTTTTTTATGTATCAAAATTCATGGTAACTTCCTCTCCTCCAAAATTTCTTGTCatcataagaagaaaagaagccttTCTATAGTCTTCCTTCTCATTTATTCTGTACATGCTAATTCATATCATTTCTCCATGTACAGCACAACTAAAAATGGGACTTTCCCTTCTTGGCAAAAACCTTTTTTCACATACTGCTGATCTTTTGCTTACCAATGTTAACTCTTCTTCTCTGACCTTTTGTTGCCACACTATTATCTCAGTTTTATGCAAAACTCACTCCCATCAGCCATTCCATGCAATGCTCTTCCTAAGATCCCTACATGAAGTCCATCACTTTACATCTTCAGAATATGCCTGAATCAAGCACATACTTCTCATTCTCACTTCCAATTCCTTCTATGGCCTTTCCTACATGGTGTCTCTCTGTGATATCCAATTCTAACACCAACTTTCATTCTTCTAGCTCCATTATCTTCCTTTGCTCTCCTGCTTCTCATGCCTGCATCTCCCTCCTAAAATCCTGTATAATatcatctctttttcttccatcaACTCAGAACACTCATCTGTGATTTAACTTGGTAATATCTTTGTATAGTGCCATTTTAAAATCTATGCAGATTTGGGTTGCTTAATAAAACATTCTTCAATCATCATAGTATTTTTAATTACAGAAACATTATATCCTCACAATGCTTGAGCATGTTGTTATTGGAATACACTGATATAGACTGTATGTTTAATGtactgttattattttcattttgtatgCTGCAAGATTTCTCTAGTACACCAGTTAAAGTCTAGTTGACTCTTAATTCACACTCTACTGCTGAAACCAACATGGAATTTATATAGTTCCAGTTCACCTTCACTTTTTCCCTGTCCCACATGGAAATATAGTGGATTTGACTCAATAGGGCACATGTCTGTTTTTGTTATACATCAATGCTCCTATATGCACTGATGGTTCTGTATAGACAAATGATCTACATTGCTTCCATCAATGTTACATCTTATGTATTTCTTATGCAAACACATAAGAAAATGAAGATCTTCCATTGCAAAGGAGTTTTACTTACCGCTCAGGAGACTCTTCATAAATGCTGTGGCAATCTGTATTCTCCAGCATTAGGCTTCGAGTAAGATTCTGTACTCCTGGGTAATGGAAGTTAGCAAAAGAGTGGGACATAGGAGATGTTTTTGTTCCAAGATCTGTGATGCGTTTATCATGATTTGTTAACCCACAAGACAATCCATCTAATGCAGGGTTTAAAGAGCGAGTCATGTAAGCATCAGCAGATTGGGGCCGCCTCATAGGTGATGAAGGGTAGGGAGAAAGTTTGCTGATGAGGGGTGTCAAGAGATCAGCATAGGCAGTTTTTGTAGGTTTTAAGAGTTTATCAACATGAATATTAAGCATCTTTTGTTCAAAAGCACAAGAAAAAACAGTACAGGGCAGATTCTGAAGCCATGAGAGCAAACTAAGGTCCAAATCATCACAACCATTACCACATAAAAGGTCAATGCCAAGCAACACTTCACTCTCAGTAATTTCTTCTCCTGTTGCTTTACTCTGACAAAACTCCACACAACATTCATACAGTAGTCCCTTCATCACAAGCTGAAATAAACGATTGTTGCTTGCTTTAAATCCAGCCTCACTTAGTTTTCTGTCAGCAGGAATGAACTCCGCCACCATAACACAAGCCTCTTCAAAGCAGTGAACTCGTGCAGTGCTGGGGTTCCAGTCTTTGAATTCTGCATGGTTGGTCAGACGAGGCAATGTGAGAAGTAAGCACAGTTTGCTGTAGTCGTCTTTAGAAGGGCAATACTCCTCTAGAGCATGTAGGCATTGAACAGCTTCTTGCATTGTAAAttccaactggaaaaaaaaagcaccGCTGTTTAAGACAAAGATAACTTCACTTTATCTCTGAAGTatcataaataaaaattagataGCTTCCTTTGTTAGACAAAAATGTAATTCCAAAGCATTTGACCAATAAAATGCCACTCAACATATTTTTTTCTATGAACCCTCCTCCTACCTTGATATTCTGCTAGGTCAAATATGCTACTAGTCATGATGGTTACCTCCAGTGTCCTCTAAATACCAGCAATAAAGAGCATTTCCTAGGGAACATAAGCAGGAGGGGCTGTTGCATGCACATCGTAGGCATCTGACTGGTCACTGTGAAATACATTGATGTCATAGATACAGTGTTGGTCTGATCcagaatgacttttaaaaatgttctctaATAGAATCTGTATTAATGACTGCAATCCTGTTGTATAATTCCATAGTCTTAAAGCTTAATGACATCATTATACATGgacattaatatttaatttaaagtttcgTATACATCATCTCCAGTTCTGAGGGTCCCTGGAGATTGTTTTCAACCTGGGGAAAcatttgggagcctcaggactggGAGTGGGAGGGAATGCTTTAATACAGAAAATCAGCACTGCTGGCCCCATCACCAGGATTGGGACTCTCAGTAACAGTTTTCACATATTAAAGGCTCCCCATCCTGAATTCCTGAAGCTTCCTAtgtcaaaagggatccctagggagcctcaaaacCTGGGGGAGGGGCAGGGATAGGAAACTTTATGTTCAAGACTAATTATGTCTGATTACATTCTTTAGCTTAACAACTATGCAACTCCATCAACAGGATTCCAGGCAATATGCACTGAAGTGTGATACTTCTGTTTCTTATTTTCACCCTTCggttaaaattgaaaaaaactcTTCACTCTTACACTGAAAAAACATACATGTATATTTTCAAGCAATTGCCATCCCAAATGTGCAGTTATTCTTCTTATAACTTCATGTTCACTTAATGATGAAATGCTGTTGCCTTGTTATGCATATAGAAGGCAAAAGGCATAACATTCAGTTGTTCTTAGCAAGCAATTATTAAGTCCCTGCTGGAATTCTCAATTGTTCACCAAGACAGCAGTCACACAGTCACATGCACCACAAGGTATCCCAGCAATAACTTTGGTTAATTAATATACTTTGTCCTAACCTTGGTCCACCATTTAGGACACAGGAATGAGAGCATAGTTTCTGATAAGCCATAAAGAGATTTTCCCATCCTATCACCTATAGTTGCTGGTGGAATAGTAATGCAGTCTCTTCCCAAAATGATGTCACTgcctatatattttatttatatcccccaAATGTGCTCTCATGGTGGCTCACAACTAAAAACAGAGATAGTATAACCAAACATATTCCAATATAAAACAGTGGCAGCAAGTAAGGCAACACATCAAAGTCATCTTCTGCCTGGGCAAATAAAAAGTTTTCTCATGCTGACAAAAACACATCAGGTGTGATGCCAGGTGAAACTTCTCTGGAAAAGAATTCCATATTCATGTTGCCATGGCTGAAGCACGAGATACTTTCAAAAACTTGCAACACCCACTCTCATTTCAATTGGcagagaataaaaaagaaattaatactgacagagaaagagaagggtcAGTTTTGAACaaagctttcattttatttatttatttatttatttatttatttatttatttatttatttatttatttatttatttatttaccacatctttctccttaaaaggacccaatccAGCCTACTTGAGCATATATTCATGGCAGACTTACATGCTGAGGCTCATCTTCTGCAGACATTGCATTGTTTACACACAAGGCTTCTAAAAATTTCTGCTTCAGTATGATATACCGAAACCTGTAGAAAAGAAGATATACATATAATCAATTGAGGATAATACAGTACATTAGTGTGAATGTTAATGTGGATGAACTGCAGTTAAAATTCACACTGATAAACAACAATGCTCTTTTTTCCGTTGGAACTTACAATGCAATAAACTGTTCAGTGCGTATATACTCTAGAGAAGTATTGTTCTTTTAGAGATGACTACAGCAAACTATATTTAGTTCTCACATTGCCTTTTCTGACCAACCATGGTGAATTCAAAGGCGAGAACCGCAGTTCATTGCTTTGAAGAGGTTTGTGTCATGGTGGCAGAGGTCATTCCTGTGGACAATCTCTTCCTACAATTTTGAAAAATTATGTTCACAACCAATTGGTTCACTTTCAGTTACAGAtttaagaccatcaagtccagccctctgcTCTATCTGTTTCCCTTGACCAGTTTTTCTTTTGTACCCAAACCCCCAGTTTTTATCCCTATAGAGTCatctttctgaaaacaaaaatgcCCCAGGTCAAGAAATATCCCAGTAAAATGTACTGCTCTCGCTGATTAGGCACTTTCTAATCGAATGAAAAAGCACTGGGGTGAAAATATGCTATTCAATGTTTTAAACATAGACTTAAGTGCCATTCTTCTGACACTAAACATgaatttgttttcaaatattttaatatccTGAGATCCACTGGAATTTGGCATGGGTTAGTAAAACATCCCAAAACCATTTGTGCACATTTATTTGCAGAATTACATGAGAATCCTAGACTGAAAATTTCAGGTACATACATGTAGGTGGTGGGACAAGATACAGGGTTTATATTTAATGCTGCGGAGgcagagattggaagtttgacTCCCCATGGCGCCCCCTGGGAGATGAGCTAGGCTACATAGCCttaggcaagttgcacagtctcagagttctcccagaagaagggaacggtaaaccacttctgagtacagtactctaCATACAGACACTCCTGGAAAAgttcaccataactcagaactggcttgacagcacacaataattATTACTATGAAGAGTACAAAGCTAGTCCAAAACTCTAATTTAGCTTTCAGAAGAGCACTAGACCTCAAGGTTTACAATGACCATTCCTTTAATAATGATATAAATATGGCTGTGATTGTAACTTTTGTAATATTATTGTATCACTGTTGCAAAGTTACTATTAATTTACCTTTTCTTGTCAAATTTGTCCATGCATTCAAGAGGTTGGATGAACTGAAGAACCTCATCCCATTGACCATCAAGGAtcaattgtcttttaaaaaaattaaagacattTATTGAATCATGTTAAACGTGAATGGCACACAAACCCTCCCCCCAAAGCAGCTGACCAGAGAGCTTTACAAAGTTAATGCTGTTGAAAGCAGTTAATAAGATTATCTCCTCATTTAAATAGATAAAAGTAAAACCTAAATCCTTGTAAACAACATGCCTTTGTAGCACTACACACCGTTGTGAGAACAAATAGCAAATATTCCTATTTTAAAAGTAGTAGGAGTCTATGGAATGCTTTAACATCTACTAGTTTCCCCtcaaaatatttcattatttcactAGATTAATAATAAGTTCTgaaacttttaaacagaacagcTCTATATAATGATACGtgctttttatatatactgtatagcatcCAGAGATTGTAACTTATAGTAAAAGAGCAGAAACACATATGTAAGCTTGCATCTGGAAAAGAAATAACTGACAATCTCCTAAATGCAGTAAGAGTTGATGGGCAAAAAGCTCCAAAGCCTCTTGGACTAGACAAGTTAATTCCAGTCCAAGAATGAACAGCTTCCATTTGAAAGCTGCATAGAGTTAAGCACTGCCAGCAAATGTCTACATGATGCAGTGATAGTTATTcattaaataaagttttaaaatattattatttagaaAAAGCAATCTCAATGGATGTTCGTATTCATCTGTCTGTTCAGTTTTTCCATCTTGGCACACATAACAAGAGTAAATATATTCTTAACTACTTGTCCAAGCAATCTTAGCTCATTTAAGTAAGTTATTCTAGGTACAGAATTCTAATGTGCTTTTGTAATGGAATGGAAATAAGGGAAGCAACAGGTCTATATGGATGTTTTTCTGAGCACAAGAATGCTACTCCCCAAGTTAAAATTAATGGGTTCCTCTCTCCTTCATCAAGGCATGCTGCTCTCAAATTATTATACCAGAAACATATCAATGGCACAAGAGAGCTTTTGGCATATGTGCTTGATTTTTTCCACAATAATTCAAATAGCAGTAACCACATCCATAAGAAAATCAGGACTTCTCATCTTGAGGATGGACATATAAAGtatatattaaaatgtttgaaattaaACTTTTCCAAAACTAAAGATGTGTCCAAAAATAACTAAATACATACCAAGCCTAGGGTTTTACTACCAGTTATTGTGATGTAATGTATTTTGTGCCAGGAGACCTCCATACCTACTACCATTTAATGAATGAAACTATTACTGTATTCTCAAAACTATTACCGCTtgcaaagtttaaaaataatttaattttatttcttctaCATAAGctagaggaaaaaaatcaatgattttttaaaaatcaattgatttaaatcacgatttaaattgtCAAGAAAATCTGATttgttaaaatttaaatcatgattcaaatcAAAAACACCCTGCTCCTAAATAGGCATATACTAGTATCCGAGAAGCCATAGCCTACTTAACAGAATATGACAGGTTTTCTGTTCTAAAATCAGAATGAATTGAAGGATCTTCTTCAACAAAGTGCCAAATAAAATCAGAGAAAGTTAAAAATGTCAATCATGAAACTCTTAATTCTATATCACAGAAGAATTAATTTGGCCTTCATCTGAATCTGTGGTAAGACAATGCATTCTACACatacttaaaaatatatacatcccATTGAACACAGCAGAACttccaaataaatatgcataggatcaAGATGTAAACATAAAGATATCACTCATACAATGTATTTAATGCTACCTTATGCTGGGATATACAATTTCTGATATAGTTGAGTGGCTTAATGTTTTCAACAGTATAGCATTCTTGGACATTTGATTTAAAAGATGCATTTGAAACCATTGTAAAAATGTTTACATTTCACTATTGCACTCTAGAATTCTCTCACATTTAAATAGGGTTAGAGATAAATTGTATTCACTATCACCAGAATCCACACGCATAAGGGCAAttgcaaacatgttttttttgtttcccagCTGGCTACTTCATGACTGGCGGTATGATCAATTGTTCAATCTGGAGATCAATGGATGCATAATAATACAGCCTGGAAACAGCAAACTTTATTTGCATGAGTGCCATTACATGCTTACAT
This sequence is a window from Pogona vitticeps strain Pit_001003342236 chromosome 4, PviZW2.1, whole genome shotgun sequence. Protein-coding genes within it:
- the LOC144588824 gene encoding uncharacterized protein LOC144588824, whose amino-acid sequence is MMAVGRRRRRRRIGAASGSTLVSAAMRAGGGGVNRRRSMATSRAFAPVSVVSMRFCGNRSLGRRRFFGRLLRFRRALEHSEETSAGADLTLYCVHSQKTTQKNITIYVGELD